A part of Anolis carolinensis isolate JA03-04 unplaced genomic scaffold, rAnoCar3.1.pri scaffold_10, whole genome shotgun sequence genomic DNA contains:
- the mia gene encoding melanoma-derived growth regulatory protein gives MTSHQQVRLGDKWEKLMKAKTRNTATSVSEADHRSAVFWSAKMRCSVWCPFSVGLLLCSFWVPVWSGRQMDKLAEKKLCADTECDHPISIAVALQDYIAPDCRFINIQRGQVVYVFSKLKGRGRLFWGGSVQGDYYGEQPARLGYFPSAVVQENQYLKPGKIEVKTSRWDFYCQ, from the exons ATGACATCCCACCAGCAGGTACGTCTTGGTGACAAGTGGGAAAAATTGATGAAGGCAAAGACCAGAAACACAGCAACTTCTGTTTCAGAGGCTGACCATCGAAGTGCTGTATTTTGGTCTGCAAAAATGAGGTGCTCGGTGTGGTGTCCTTTCTCAGTAGGGTTGTTGCTCTGCAGTTTTTGGGTTCCTGTGTGGAGCGGACGGCAAATGGACAAACTGGCGGAGAAAAAGCTATGCGCGGATACTGAGTGTGACC ACCCCATTTCCATCGCAGTGGCCCTCCAGGATTACATTGCTCCCGACTGCCGCTTCATCAACATCCAGAGGGGCCAAGTGGTCTACGTCTTCTCCAAGCTGAAGGGCCGCGGGAGACTCTTCTGGGGAGGCAGC GTGCAAGGTGATTATTATGGGGAGCAGCCAGCTCGCCTGGGTTATTTTCCCAGTGCTGTGGTCCAGGAAAACCAGTACCTGAAGCCAGGCAAGATAGAAGTGAAAACCAGT aGGTGGGATTTCTACTGCCAGTAA